The Mycolicibacterium aromaticivorans JS19b1 = JCM 16368 genomic sequence TCACCTCCGCGCCCCTGGCCACCAAAGACCGACGCGGGCGTCCGGTTCTCACCACCCCAGCTTGGCCGGTAACCATTAAAGATGGTGCCGGGCAGAATGCCCCCGACGCGCGGTTCTTCGTTTCTGTTGCCCGGCGCGAGGAGAAGGGCTCCGATGTAAATGTGGCCGCCCACCTGCTGCTGGACATCCTCGAAAACCGCATCGACGCCGCGCTGGTGATCAGCAACGACAGCGACCTGAAATTTCCTGTCCAGGCCGCACGTGACCGCGTCCCGGTCGGCACCATCAACCCGACCAAAAACCAGACCGCAGGAAAGCTGCGGGGGCGACCGTCGGACGGGGTAGGCAACCACTGGTGGTACCAGCTGGTCGCCGCAGATTTCCAGTCCTGCCAACTCCCGGACCCCGCTGGCGGGGTGTCTAAGCCGCCGCCCTGGTGACCTGCCCGACAGGGGAGGGGAATTGCGTGGACGCAACGCGCGTTGCATAATTGCGGAATACCACCCGTCCCCGGCAGGGGACGGGTTTTTTCTTGCCCAACGTAAGGACGTAATGACGTATATGCGTCGTTACGTCCTTACGTCATGATTGCGTATTGAAGCGCTTTTCCCAGGCTGGGTAGCTGCCGAGGCTACGAAGAAGGGGAGCGGTGAGTGCTGCCACGACCTGGTCGGGGTTTTCGTCGAGGTCGGCTAGTGAGGCTTCGGTTGCTCTCTCGTAGATGTTTTCTGTGTAGACGGGTCCTTTGTCGCCGAAGTTCTGGTCGGCGATGATCCATGACGTCGAGTCGCGTAGGCCATTCATGGAGAGGGCGAACCGCCAACTTCCGGTGTAGCCCCAGCGGTGCGACACTGCAGCGGCCAGGCGGGCAAGCAAGCTGACGTGCCCGATGATCAGTCTTTCGAAGACCAGCGTGAGGTCGGGTGGGGGAGGGGACACGTTGCTGAATGAGCGGGTGGTCACGGCGCGCTCCGATGCCAACACGAGTCGGCCGGACTCATAGAGCACGATCTCGGCGGCGGAGTCCTTGCCGGCGAAGCGTTGCCCGTCGTACATGCCGGTGGTCAACGCGAGGCCAGACGAGCATGTCTTCTCGCGCGCCGACCGGGTCGGCCAGCACGACGAGCAGAGGAGCAGCGTCACCAACGAGTTCGGTACGGATCGAGCGGGCTTCAGCTCGTAGATCGCGGCGGTCCGCCAGGCGCCGGTCTAGGAGGCGTACGACCTCGGGGTTGGGCACCCCCATCGGGGCCAGGCAACCCCTCACCGTCGTCGGCCGTCTCGTCCGTGCTCGTCGTGATTGCCACCCGGTGTGGTCCTCCTCGTGCAAGCGGTCCATACCAAGACTCATATGCAGCGCAACTCGGTAATTCCCCAACACCCTAATGTGATTTAGATCACGCATTTGACCTGGGGAAACGTGCCTGCGGCCTGCATAAGAGCTTACAGAAACAACCGATTCGCGAACCCCTTTAGGAGGTGTCATGATCACCCTGATCGCGCTCACGGTGACGATGTTCTTCATCGCGGCCACCGCCGTCACCATCGCGCTGCGCTGGCCAGCCACCATCACCTGGGTCCACGTCACCGTGGCCGTGGTCGCTCCCATCGCCGCCGAAACGATCAACCTGTTCGTCCGCTGAACTGGCCAAACAGACGGCATAATTGCGCAATACCACCCGTCCCCGGCAGGGGCGGGTTTTTCTTTGCCTTCATGGGCCGCCCCCAGCTCACCGCGGCCTGTGGCGTCGTGACGTAATCACGTACTTACGTTATTACGTCACGACGCACCACTTCATCCAACCTGGGATGCAACGACAGATCAGAAGGTTAGGGGTCGGGCCGTGTCCCGATAACGAAGGTTTTCGGGACGCCGAAGAGCCACCGTCCCGCCTTAGCCTTGGACCATCCTCAGACTGTCAATCGGACGGTTCCTGGTCGCGTGATCTTTCGTGGCACGCCCCATGCTGCCTCTAGAGCCGTACGCGACCTCTCTCAACGCGTCCCTCAAGTCAAGAATGGTCCTGAACAAAGGGCCGCAACCGTGGTCACAAGACACCCGATGAATAAAGGTGAGCTGTCTCGGTCGAGAACACGCTTAGCGGCCCCGTCGGCCCCACAGGATCAGCAGTGTCACCGTCGCGATCACCGCGATCGTCACTAGCAGGATCGTGGAGCCGATGATCACCGCGTGGTGGCTGTACTGCGGTAGCGGGGTCGATGCCACGGCCAGCGAGCCACCGAGTGCGGTGCTCACATCCGCCGGTCCCTGCACCGGCGCGCGGTGCGGCGCATGGTCATCCGCCGCCGAGTTGGACGGCTTTGACGATGAGCAGGATCGCGCCGACGACCAGGTAGCCGCGTAGGGCGAGCATGCCGAGTTTGGTTCCGGCCGACCAGGTGACGGGTTCCAGCAAGGCCAGGGGCGGCATGCGCCACGACATCTTCTCAGGCCCGTCGATCACGGTCACTGGGGCCGGGGCCCTGGGGTTTCGGCGTTGC encodes the following:
- a CDS encoding NYN domain-containing protein, with translation MRVGVYIDGFNLYYGGKFICGSGTAGWRWLDLRALATRLMANQSAWSGATVERIVYCTARISGADNRVGSREQDAYLAALTRAAVVDHIEEGNYVNRVTSAPLATKDRRGRPVLTTPAWPVTIKDGAGQNAPDARFFVSVARREEKGSDVNVAAHLLLDILENRIDAALVISNDSDLKFPVQAARDRVPVGTINPTKNQTAGKLRGRPSDGVGNHWWYQLVAADFQSCQLPDPAGGVSKPPPW